In one window of Armatimonadota bacterium DNA:
- a CDS encoding B12-binding domain-containing radical SAM protein, with protein MNDRPRVLLVAPDPGCLGNRRHRIRLAKTLFPPLGILAVAAATPSDYDVAILDETNQPLRYEERVDLVALTASTASAPRAYEIAAGFRRRGVPVVMGGIHATALPEEALSYVDAVGVGEAEGFWPRMLADFARGKLEPIYRNDNYPSLDNLAFPRRDLLQRKDYFLWNTMQTTRGCPFRCSFCSVHKFFGGSYRMRPVPQVLEEARQFPSDRPLIFVDDNIFGNRARAQELMEGLLPMNRYWFSQASMDTLQDEQFLQLASRAGCRMLFVGLESLSDENLGDINKRFNHPDQIEETVQRLHRHGIAILGAFIVGLDHDDMTVFDGIIGLAEKAKLDAIQIAIRIPIPGTDDAEQLQSEGRIFDPDYTKRDGSHAVFRHPRISPPGLLEHGLQHAYAHLYSRRGIKVRMSGQSGLHVQWARKVNQGFRLRAIKWLQRLGVDGQL; from the coding sequence ATGAACGACAGACCGCGCGTACTTCTTGTCGCGCCGGACCCAGGTTGCCTTGGGAACCGGCGCCACCGCATCCGCCTCGCCAAGACGCTGTTCCCGCCCCTGGGCATCCTGGCCGTCGCCGCCGCCACGCCGTCGGATTACGATGTGGCAATCCTCGACGAAACCAACCAGCCCTTGCGGTATGAGGAGCGCGTTGATCTGGTGGCCCTCACCGCCAGCACCGCGAGCGCGCCGCGCGCCTACGAGATCGCGGCCGGATTCCGCCGGCGCGGCGTGCCCGTGGTCATGGGCGGCATTCATGCCACGGCGCTGCCGGAAGAAGCGCTGAGCTATGTTGATGCGGTCGGGGTAGGGGAGGCGGAAGGATTCTGGCCGCGCATGCTGGCCGACTTCGCGCGCGGCAAGCTGGAACCGATCTACCGGAATGATAACTATCCCTCGCTCGACAACCTGGCCTTTCCGCGCCGCGACTTGCTGCAGCGCAAGGACTACTTCCTGTGGAATACAATGCAGACCACGCGCGGGTGTCCGTTCAGGTGCAGTTTCTGCTCGGTGCACAAGTTCTTTGGGGGCAGCTATCGGATGAGGCCGGTGCCGCAGGTGCTGGAGGAGGCGCGGCAGTTCCCGAGCGACAGGCCCCTGATTTTTGTTGACGACAACATTTTTGGCAATCGCGCGCGTGCGCAGGAGTTGATGGAGGGGCTGCTGCCGATGAACCGCTACTGGTTCAGTCAGGCATCCATGGATACGTTGCAGGACGAGCAGTTCCTGCAACTCGCCTCACGCGCGGGGTGCCGCATGCTGTTCGTCGGACTGGAATCCCTCTCCGACGAAAACCTGGGCGATATCAACAAGCGCTTCAATCATCCCGACCAGATCGAGGAGACCGTGCAGCGGCTCCATCGCCATGGCATTGCGATCCTCGGCGCGTTCATCGTCGGCCTCGATCACGACGACATGACTGTGTTCGACGGGATCATCGGCCTCGCCGAGAAGGCGAAGCTGGACGCGATCCAGATCGCTATTCGCATTCCCATCCCGGGCACGGATGATGCGGAGCAATTGCAGTCGGAGGGCCGCATCTTCGACCCCGACTACACTAAACGCGATGGCTCGCACGCGGTTTTCCGCCACCCCAGGATATCGCCGCCGGGCTTGCTGGAGCACGGATTGCAGCACGCCTATGCCCATCTCTACAGCCGTCGAGGCATCAAGGTCCGCATGTCGGGGCAGAGCGGCCTGCACGTGCAGTGGGCACGCAAGGTGAACCAGGGCTTTCGCCTGCGCGCCATCAAGTGGCTGCAGCGCCTCGGCGTGGACGGACAGCTCTGA
- the zupT gene encoding zinc transporter ZupT, with amino-acid sequence MTLALVLTSVAGLSTTIGSVLGLVVRRPGPKFMGLSLGFAAGVMILVSFVELLPKAADALGFGWAHVAFFAGLALMFVVDTAVPHSYQGMEDLADGQHDSRLLRTGLLVALGVGVHNLPEGMATFAGTLANTQLGIAIAVAIAIHNIPEGLAVAAPVYAATGSRSKAFWWSFLSGVAEPVGAGIAALVLLPFLSEAVLGAVLAGVAGLMVFISLDELLPASREYGQEHLSIIGVLLGMAVMAVSLWMLTR; translated from the coding sequence ATGACGTTGGCCCTAGTTCTGACGAGTGTAGCCGGGCTTTCGACGACCATCGGCAGCGTCCTGGGACTGGTGGTGCGGCGACCCGGGCCGAAGTTCATGGGGCTATCGCTGGGCTTTGCCGCCGGCGTGATGATACTTGTCTCATTCGTCGAGTTGCTGCCCAAGGCCGCGGATGCCCTCGGCTTCGGCTGGGCGCACGTCGCCTTCTTCGCCGGGTTGGCGCTGATGTTCGTGGTGGACACGGCGGTCCCGCACTCCTACCAGGGCATGGAGGATCTCGCGGACGGGCAGCACGACAGCCGTCTGCTGCGAACCGGTCTGCTCGTCGCGCTTGGCGTCGGCGTGCACAACTTGCCCGAAGGCATGGCAACCTTCGCCGGCACGCTCGCGAACACGCAACTGGGGATCGCCATCGCAGTCGCCATCGCGATTCACAACATACCCGAGGGGTTGGCGGTGGCGGCACCCGTGTACGCAGCAACGGGCAGCCGCAGCAAAGCCTTCTGGTGGTCGTTTCTCTCCGGAGTCGCCGAGCCCGTCGGCGCGGGCATCGCGGCGCTCGTGTTGCTCCCGTTTCTCTCGGAGGCGGTGCTGGGGGCGGTACTCGCCGGAGTCGCCGGCCTGATGGTGTTTATTAGCCTCGACGAGCTGCTCCCCGCGTCGCGCGAATACGGGCAGGAGCATCTCTCGATTATCGGCGTCCTGCTCGGAATGGCCGTCATGGCCGTCAGCCTGTGGATGCTGACGCGGTGA